The proteins below are encoded in one region of Rhododendron vialii isolate Sample 1 chromosome 7a, ASM3025357v1:
- the LOC131334267 gene encoding beta-glucosidase 12-like isoform X1 — protein sequence MAHQGYFWGGLLVLIMIHSMSQDSEATDYDASSFNRSSFPPGFVFGTASSAYQFEGAWKEGGKGPSIYDIFTHKYPKKFANRSNGDVADDFYHRNKEDVQLMKFMGMDGFRFSISWTRLLPNGKLSGGVNKEGVAFYNHLIDELISNGLKPFVTMFHWDLPQALEDEYGGFLSPRIVEDFANFTELCYKEFGDRVKHWITINEPWTYASQGYDIGALAPGRCSAWRNNDCPAGDSATEPYIVAHHMLLCHGAAVKVYKEKYQASQKGQIGITLVSQWYVPYSNSKPNIAAAQRALDFMYGWFIHPLTYGDYPETMRSIVGKRLPKFTPEQVKLVKGSFDFIGLNYYSGNFASNDPSANSVNDSYSSDSLANLTVERHGKLIGTPTAVSIFYIFPKGLQELLIYTKEKYNNPVIYITENGMGDANNVTAKEGVKDYLRIDFYRRHLGAVQNAIKAGVKVKGFFAWAFLDNFEWGSGYTLRFGLGYVDYHDNLKRCPKDSALWFRKFNLKDEY from the exons ATGGCACATCAAGGCTATTTTTGGGGGGGACTCTTAGTCCTGATCATGATCCACTCAATGAGTCAGGACTCAGAAGCAACTGATTATGATGCCTCTTCGTTTAATCGCTCCAGCTTTCCACCTGGTTTTGTATTTGGAACTGCCTCATCTGCCTACCAg TTTGAAGGTGCTTGGAAAGAAGGTGGTAAAGGCCCAAGCATATATGACATTTTCACCCACAAATAtccaa AGAAATTTGCAAATCGAAGCAACGGAGACGTAGCTGATGATTTTTATCACCGTAACAAG GAAGATGTGCAACTAATGAAGTTTATGGGAATGGATGGTTTCAGATTCTCAATATCATGGACGAGACTTCTACCAA ATGGGAAGTTAAGCGGAGGAGTGAACAAGGAAGGAGTTGCTTTCTACAACCATCTGATCGATGAGCTCATATCAAATG GTTTGAAACCCTTTGTCACTATGTTTCATTGGGATCTTCCCCAAGCCTTAGAAGATGAGTATGGTGGCTTCTTGAGCCCTCGCATTGT GGAGGATTTTGCGAATTTTACAGAGCTTTGTTACAAAGAGTTTGGAGATAGGGTAAAGCATTGGATCACGATAAATGAGCCATGGACATATGCAAGTCAAGGCTATGACATTGGGGCCCTTGCACCTGGCCGTTGCTCCGCTTGGAGGAACAACGATTGCCCCGCTGGAGATTCGGCCACTGAACCTTATATAGTGGCCCACCACATGCTTCTCTGTCATGGGGCTGCAGTCAAAGTATACAAGGAGAAATATCAG GCATCTCAAAAGGGGCAGATAGGGATAACACTCGTAAGTCAATGGTATGTCCCCTATTCAAATTCCAAACCTAACATTGCAGCAGCTCAGCGGGCCCTCGATTTCATGTATGGATG GTTTATTCACCCATTAACCTACGGCGACTACCCAGAAACCATGCGTTCGATCGTCGGAAAAAGATTACCAAAATTCACTCCTGAGCAAGTTAAGCTGGTGAAAGGGTCCTTCGATTTCATTGGATTGAATTACTATTCTGGAAATTTTGCATCTAATGATCCTTCTGCTAATAGTGTCAATGATAGCTACTCAAGTGATTCGCTCGCTAATCTTACAG ttGAGCGCCACGGAAAACTCATTGGAACTCCG ACAGCTGTAAGCATCTTTTATATATTCCCAAAAGGACTTCAGGAACTTCTAATCTACACAAAGGAGAAGTACAACAATCCGGTTATTTACATTACAGAGAATG GCATGGGTGATGCGAATAACGTCACAGCTAAAGAAGGAGTCAAGGATTATTTGAGAATAGATTTCTATCGTCGCCATCTTGGGGCCGTTCAAAATGCCATCAA GGCTGGTGTGAAAGTGAAAGGGTTCTTCGCATGGGCATTTCTAGACAACTTTGAATGGGGATCTGGTTACACCCTGAGGTTTGGGCTTGGCTACGTTGATTACCACGATAACCTCAAACGATGCCCAAAGGACTCAGCACTTTGGTTTAGGAAGTTCAATCTCAAGGACGAGTACTAG
- the LOC131334267 gene encoding beta-glucosidase 12-like isoform X3, which yields MALQGHVFWGLLVVLTINSLALESVATNISSSFNRTSFPPGFVFGTASSAYQFEGAWKDGGKGLSIYDFFTHKYPDKFANRSNGDVALDFYHRYKEDVQLMKFMGMDGFRFSISWTRLLPNGKLSGGVNKEGVAFYNSLIDELIANGLKPFVTIFHWDLPQALEDEYLGFLSPRIVDDFTDFAELCFKEFGDRVKHWITMNEPWTFIDNGYNTGALAPGRCSAWMNNDCTGGDSATEPYIAAHHMLLCHGATVKIYKEKYQASQKGQIGITLVTYWFLPYSNSKANVIAAQRALDFMYGWFIDPLVYGKYPEIMRQIVGKRLPKFTPEQAKLVKGSYDFIGLNYYTGNYAANEPSSNSVNVSYSSDSMTNQTTERNGVPIGNPTGVSIFYIFPKGLTDLLIYTKKKYNDPVIYITECGMGDYNNQTTKVGVQDYLRIYFYRRHLGALQTAIKAGAKVKGFFAWAFLDNFEWGSGYTLRFGLGYIDYHDNLKRYPKRSALWFRKFNLK from the exons ATGGCACTTCAAGGCCATGTCTTTTGGGGACTCTTAGTAGTCCTCACCATCAACTCATTGGCTCTTGAGTCAGTAGCAACTAATATCTCCTCTTCCTTTAATCGTACTAGCTTCCCACCTGGTTTTGTGTTTGGAACTGCCTCATCTGCCTACCag TTTGAAGGTGCTTGGAAAGACGGTGGTAAAGGCCTAAGCATATATGACTTTTTCACCCACAAATATCCAG ATAAGTTTGCGAATCGGAGCAACGGAGATGTGGCACTTGATTTTTATCACCGTTACAAG GAAGATGTGCAACTAATGAAGTTTATGGGAATGGATGGTTTCAGATTCTCAATATCATGGACGAGACTTCTACCTA ATGGGAAGTTAAGTGGAGGAGTGAACAAGGAAGGGGTTGCCTTCTACAACAGTCTCATCGATGAGCTCATAGCAAATG GTTTGAAACCCTTTGTCACAATTTTCCATTGGGATCTCCCCCAAGCCCTTGAAGACGAGTATCTTGGTTTTCTAAGTCCCCGCATTGT GGATGATTTTACGGACTTCGCTGAGCTTTGCTTCAAAGAATTTGGAGATAGGGTAAAGCATTGGATCACAATGAACGAGCCATGGACCTTCATCGATAATGGTTATAACACTGGGGCCCTCGCACCAGGCCGGTGCTCGGCCTGGATGAACAACGATTGCACGGGGGGAGATTCGGCTACTGAACCCTATATTGCTGCACACCACATGCTTCTCTGTCACGGAGCTACGGTCAAAATCTACAAGGAGAAATATCAG GCATCTCAAAAGGGCCAGATTGGGATTACACTGGTGACTTACTGGTTTCTTCCAtattccaattccaaggccAATGTCATAGCAGCTCAGCGGGCCCTCGATTTTATGTATGGATG GTTTATTGACCCATTAGTCTATGGTAAATACCCAGAAATCATGCGTCAAATCGTCGGAAAAAGGTTACCGAAATTCACTCCTGAGCAAGCTAAGTTGGTGAAGGGTTCCTACGATTTCATCGGCCTAAATTACTATACTGGAAACTATGCAGCGAATGAACCTTCTTCGAATAGTGTCAATGTTAGCTACTCATCTGATTCTATGACTAATCAAACAA CGGAGCGCAACGGGGTACCAATTGGAAACCCG ACAGGGGTAAGTATCTTTTACATCTTCCCAAAAGGACTTACGGATCTTCTAATCTACACAAAGAAGAAGTATAACGATCCGGTTATTTACATTACAGAGTGTG GCATGGGAGATTACAATAACCAGACAACCAAAGTAGGAGTCCAGGATTATCTGAGAATATATTTCTACCGTCGCCATCTTGGAGCCCTCCAAACTGCCATCAA GGCTGGTGCGAAGGTGAAAGGGTTCTTCGCATGGGCATTTCTAGACAACTTTGAATGGGGATCTGGTTACACCCTGAGGTTTGGACTTGGCTACATTGATTACCACGATAACCTCAAACGATACCCCAAGCGCTCAGCACTTTGGTTCAGGAAGTTCAATCTCAAGTAG
- the LOC131334267 gene encoding beta-glucosidase 12-like isoform X4 translates to MAHQGYFWGGLLVLIMIHSMSQDSEATDYDASSFNRSSFPPGFVFGTASSAYQFEGAWKEGGKGPSIYDIFTHKYPKKFANRSNGDVADDFYHRNKEDVQLMKFMGMDGFRFSISWTRLLPNGKLSGGVNKEGVAFYNHLIDELISNGLKPFVTMFHWDLPQALEDEYGGFLSPRIVEDFANFTELCYKEFGDRVKHWITINEPWTYASQGYDIGALAPGRCSAWRNNDCPAGDSATEPYIVAHHMLLCHGAAVKVYKEKYQASQKGQIGITLVSQWYVPYSNSKPNIAAAQRALDFMYGWFIHPLTYGDYPETMRSIVGKRLPKFTPEQVKLVKGSFDFIGLNYYSGNFASNDPSANSVNDSYSSDSLANLTVERHGKLIGTPAWVMRITSQLKKESRII, encoded by the exons ATGGCACATCAAGGCTATTTTTGGGGGGGACTCTTAGTCCTGATCATGATCCACTCAATGAGTCAGGACTCAGAAGCAACTGATTATGATGCCTCTTCGTTTAATCGCTCCAGCTTTCCACCTGGTTTTGTATTTGGAACTGCCTCATCTGCCTACCAg TTTGAAGGTGCTTGGAAAGAAGGTGGTAAAGGCCCAAGCATATATGACATTTTCACCCACAAATAtccaa AGAAATTTGCAAATCGAAGCAACGGAGACGTAGCTGATGATTTTTATCACCGTAACAAG GAAGATGTGCAACTAATGAAGTTTATGGGAATGGATGGTTTCAGATTCTCAATATCATGGACGAGACTTCTACCAA ATGGGAAGTTAAGCGGAGGAGTGAACAAGGAAGGAGTTGCTTTCTACAACCATCTGATCGATGAGCTCATATCAAATG GTTTGAAACCCTTTGTCACTATGTTTCATTGGGATCTTCCCCAAGCCTTAGAAGATGAGTATGGTGGCTTCTTGAGCCCTCGCATTGT GGAGGATTTTGCGAATTTTACAGAGCTTTGTTACAAAGAGTTTGGAGATAGGGTAAAGCATTGGATCACGATAAATGAGCCATGGACATATGCAAGTCAAGGCTATGACATTGGGGCCCTTGCACCTGGCCGTTGCTCCGCTTGGAGGAACAACGATTGCCCCGCTGGAGATTCGGCCACTGAACCTTATATAGTGGCCCACCACATGCTTCTCTGTCATGGGGCTGCAGTCAAAGTATACAAGGAGAAATATCAG GCATCTCAAAAGGGGCAGATAGGGATAACACTCGTAAGTCAATGGTATGTCCCCTATTCAAATTCCAAACCTAACATTGCAGCAGCTCAGCGGGCCCTCGATTTCATGTATGGATG GTTTATTCACCCATTAACCTACGGCGACTACCCAGAAACCATGCGTTCGATCGTCGGAAAAAGATTACCAAAATTCACTCCTGAGCAAGTTAAGCTGGTGAAAGGGTCCTTCGATTTCATTGGATTGAATTACTATTCTGGAAATTTTGCATCTAATGATCCTTCTGCTAATAGTGTCAATGATAGCTACTCAAGTGATTCGCTCGCTAATCTTACAG ttGAGCGCCACGGAAAACTCATTGGAACTCCG GCATGGGTGATGCGAATAACGTCACAGCTAAAGAAGGAGTCAAGGATTATTTGA
- the LOC131334270 gene encoding beta-glucosidase 12-like, translating into MALQGYVFWGLLVLMMINSLGHDSIATNFPSSFNRTSFPSDFVVGTASSSYQFEGAWKEGGKGPSIYDIFTHKYPDKFSNRSNGDVALDFYHRYKEDVQLMKFMGMNGFRFSISWTRVLPHGKLSGGVNKEGVAFYNNLIDELIANGLKPFVTIFHWDLPQALEDEYGGFLSPRIVDDFADFAELCFKEFGDRVKHWITMNEPWTFIDNGYNDGALAPGRCSAWMNNGCPAGNSATEPYIVGHHMLLCHGAAVKVYKEKYWASQNGQIGITLVSHWFVPYSNSVHNVKAAQRALDFMYGWFMNPLTYGEYPETMRSIVGKRLPEFTPEQAKLVKGSCDFIGLNYYTGNYASDVPSANSVNVSYSSDSLTNLTTERNGKPIGNPTAVSIFYIFPKGLQELLIYTKEKYSNPVIYITENGMGDANNVTTKEGVQDYLRIYFYRRHLGAVQNAIKAGVKVKGFFAWAFLDNFEWGSGYTIRFGLGYVDFHDGLKRYPKRSALWFKKFNLK; encoded by the exons ATGGCACTTCAAGGCTATGTTTTTTGGGGACTCTTAGTCCTGATGATGATCAACTCATTGGGTCATGACTCAATAGCAACTAATTTCCCCTCTTCCTTTAATCGTACTAGCTTTCCATCCGATTTCGTGGTTGGAACTGCCTCATCTTCCTACCAG tttGAAGGTGCTTGGAAAGAAGGTGGTAAAGGCCCAAGTATATACGACATTTTCACCCACAAATAtccag ATAAGTTTTCGAATCGGAGCAACGGAGATGTGGCACTTGATTTTTATCACCGTTACAAG GAAGATGTGCAACTAATGAAGTTTATGGGAATGAATGGTTTCAGATTCTCAATTTCCTGGACAAGAGTTCTACCTC ATGGGAAGTTAAGTGGAGGAGTGAACAAGGAAGGGGTTGCCTTCTACAACAATCTCATCGATGAACTCATAGCAAATG GTTTGAAACCATTTGTCACAATTTTCCATTGGGATCTCCCCCAAGCCCTTGAAGACGAGTATGGTGGCTTTTTAAGTCCCCGCATTGT AGATGATTTTGCAGATTTCGCGGAGCTTTGCTTCAAAGAATTTGGAGATAGGGTAAAGCATTGGATCACAATGAATGAGCCATGGACCTTCATAGATAATGGTTATAACGACGGGGCCCTTGCACCAGGCCGGTGCTCGGCCTGGATGAACAATGGATGCCCCGCGGGGAATTCGGCTACCGAACCCTATATTGTGGGGCACCACATGCTTCTTTGTCATGGAGCTGCGGTCAAAGTCTACAAGGAGAAATATTGG GCATCTCAAAATGGCCAGATTGGGATAACACTTGTATCTCATTGGTTTGTTCCATATTCCAATTCAGTACATAATGTCAAAGCAGCCCAGCGGGCCCTCGACTTCATGTATGGATG GTTTATGAACCCATTAACCTACGGTGAATACCCAGAAACCATGCGTTCAATCGTTGGAAAAAGGTTACCGGAATTCACTCCTGAACAAGCTAAGTTGGTGAAGGGTTCCTGCGATTTCATCGGACTGAATTACTATACCGGAAATTATGCATCTGATGTTCCTTCTGCTAATAGTGTCAATGTTAGCTACTCATCTGATTCTCTCACTAATCTTACAA CGGAGCGCAATGGGAAACCCATCGGAAACCCG ACAGCGGTAAGCATCTTTTATATCTTCCCAAAAGGACTTCAGGAACTTCTAATCTACACAAAGGAAAAGTACAGCAATCCGGTTATTTACATCACAGAGAATG GCATGGGTGATGCGAATAACGTCACTACTAAAGAAGGAGTCCAGGATTATTTGAGAATATATTTCTACCGTCGCCATCTTGGGGCCGTCCAAAATGCCATCAA GGCTGGTGTGAAGGTGAAAGGGTTCTTCGCATGGGCATTTTTGGACAACTTTGAATGGGGATCTGGTTACACCATAAGATTTGGGCTTGGCTATGTTGATTTCCACGATGGCCTCAAAAGATACCCAAAACGCTCAGCACTTTGGTTTAAGAAGTTCAATCTCAAGTAG
- the LOC131334266 gene encoding beta-glucosidase 17-like: MAKRGPNHFCFLIILGCHFLGSGSNAEKRSYHSSASNLTRSSFPAGFVFGAGSASYQVEGAVCEDGRAPSIWDIFTHIDPEKIADHSTGDVADEFYHHYKDDISLLKNIGFDAFRFSISWPRILPKGKISGGVNPAGVQFYNNIINETLAIGLQPYVTLFHWDLPQALDHDYGGFLSPEIIGDYRDYVDFCFATFGDRVKHWLTLNEPYEFTYYGYGVGGYAPGRCSSYIGNCTSGNSATEPYIVGHHLLLSHAAAVKLYREKYKASQKGQIGVSLSCKWSVPFSKNTAGQKAAQRFIDFMLGWFLHPLTYGDYPQIMKVLVGDRLPKFTESESQMLKMSYDYLGINYYTSLYAATSALSFNSSLNLSITTDSRVLSSEEKNGVPIGQPTALSWLYGCPEGIRSLVLYIKDNYGNPPIFITENGMATANDGNVEQSLEDDQRIAYHYEHLTYLLKAIKEGADVKGYFIWSFLDDFEWRFGYTARFGITYVDYKNGLRRYPKNSAKWFNKFLQEKNASTTNWLLGITAEREASVLQIINPKSTDSSVV; the protein is encoded by the exons ATGGCAAAGAGGGGGCCTAACCATTTCTGCTTCCTGATAATACTGGGTTGCCATTTTTTGGGTAGTGGTTCAAATGCTGAAAAAAGGAGTTATCACTCGTCTGCTTCTAATCTGACCAGGAGCAGTTTTCCGGCTGGTTTCGTGTTTGGAGCCGGATCGGCTTCGTACCAG GTTGAAGGAGCAGTATGTGAAGACGGCAGGGCACCCAGCATTTGGGACATATTCACTCACATTGatccag AGAAAATAGCGGACCACAGTACAGGGGATGTAGCAGATGAATTTTACCATCACTACAAG GATGACATATCTCTGTTGAAAAATATTGGGTTCGACGCTTTTCGATTTTCCATCTCATGGCCCCGAATATTACCTA AGGGGAAAATAAGTGGGGGAGTAAACCCTGCGGGCGTTCAGTTTTACAATAATATCATCAACGAGACCCTAGCAATTG GTTTACAACCGTATGTGACCCTATTTCATTGGGATCTCCCGCAAGCCTTGGATCATGATTATGGCGGATTCCTGAGCCCAGAAATCAT TGGTGATTATCGGGACTATGTTGATTTTTGCTTCGCTACATTTGGCGACCGAGTGAAGCACTGGCTCACGTTGAATGAGCCGTATGAGTTTACTTATTACGGCTATGGAGTTGGTGGATATGCACCCGGTCGATGCTCTAGCTATATCGGAAATTGCACGTCCGGAAACTCTGCAACCGAACCATACATAGTTGGCCACCACCTACTCCTTTCCCATGCAGCTGCTGTAAAACTGTACAGGGAGAAATACAAG GCTTCTCAAAAGGGCCAAATTGGGGTTTCATTATCATGCAAGTGGTCTGtgccattttcaaaaaatacggCCGGCCAAAAGGCTGCCCAAAGGTTCATTGATTTCATGTTAGGATG GTTTTTACATCCGCTGACGTACGGTGACTATCCGCAAATCATGAAGGTTTTGGTTGGGGATCGACTGCCAAAATTCACAGAGTCAGAATCTCAAATGCTCAAAATGTCTTACGATTATCTAGGGATCAATTACTACACATCATTGTACGCAGCTACTAGTGCCCTTTCCTTTAACAGCAGCTTAAACTTAAGTATCACGACAGATAGTCGTGTGTTGAGTTCTG AGGAGAAAAACGGGGTTCCCATTGGTCAACCG ACTGCTTTGAGCTGGCTTTATGGGTGTCCAGAAGGAATTCGGTCTCTCGTGTTATACATAAAAGACAACTACGGAAATCCACCGATTTTCATCACTGAGAATG GTATGGCAACAGCAAATGATGGCAATGTCGAACAATCCTTGGAGGATGATCAGAGAATAGCCTACCATTATGAACATCTAACTTACCTCTTGAAAGCTATCAA AGAAGGGGCGGACGTGAAAGGGTACTTTATCTGGTCATTCCTCGACGATTTCGAGTGGAGGTTTGGTTATACTGCTCGATTTGGGATCACATATGTGGACTACAAGAATGGGTTGAGAAGATACCCCAAAAACTCTGCTAAATGGTTCAACAAGTTTCTACAAGAGAAGAATGCATCTACTACTAATTGGCTTCTGGGTATAACAGCAGAAAGAGAGGCATCTGTTTTGCAGATCATAAACCCAAAGAGCACAGATTCTTCCGTTGTATGa
- the LOC131334267 gene encoding beta-glucosidase 12-like isoform X2, with protein sequence MALQGHVFWGLLVVLTINSLALESVATNISSSFNRTSFPPGFVFGTASSAYQFEGAWKEGGKGPSIYDIFTHKYPKKFANRSNGDVADDFYHRNKEDVQLMKFMGMDGFRFSISWTRLLPNGKLSGGVNKEGVAFYNHLIDELISNGLKPFVTMFHWDLPQALEDEYGGFLSPRIVEDFANFTELCYKEFGDRVKHWITINEPWTYASQGYDIGALAPGRCSAWRNNDCPAGDSATEPYIVAHHMLLCHGAAVKVYKEKYQASQKGQIGITLVSQWYVPYSNSKPNIAAAQRALDFMYGWFIHPLTYGDYPETMRSIVGKRLPKFTPEQVKLVKGSFDFIGLNYYSGNFASNDPSANSVNDSYSSDSLANLTVERHGKLIGTPTAVSIFYIFPKGLQELLIYTKEKYNNPVIYITENGMGDANNVTAKEGVKDYLRIDFYRRHLGAVQNAIKAGVKVKGFFAWAFLDNFEWGSGYTLRFGLGYVDYHDNLKRCPKDSALWFRKFNLKDEY encoded by the exons ATGGCACTTCAAGGCCATGTCTTTTGGGGACTCTTAGTAGTCCTCACCATCAACTCATTGGCTCTTGAGTCAGTAGCAACTAATATCTCCTCTTCCTTTAATCGTACTAGCTTCCCACCTGGTTTTGTGTTTGGAACTGCCTCATCTGCCTACCag TTTGAAGGTGCTTGGAAAGAAGGTGGTAAAGGCCCAAGCATATATGACATTTTCACCCACAAATAtccaa AGAAATTTGCAAATCGAAGCAACGGAGACGTAGCTGATGATTTTTATCACCGTAACAAG GAAGATGTGCAACTAATGAAGTTTATGGGAATGGATGGTTTCAGATTCTCAATATCATGGACGAGACTTCTACCAA ATGGGAAGTTAAGCGGAGGAGTGAACAAGGAAGGAGTTGCTTTCTACAACCATCTGATCGATGAGCTCATATCAAATG GTTTGAAACCCTTTGTCACTATGTTTCATTGGGATCTTCCCCAAGCCTTAGAAGATGAGTATGGTGGCTTCTTGAGCCCTCGCATTGT GGAGGATTTTGCGAATTTTACAGAGCTTTGTTACAAAGAGTTTGGAGATAGGGTAAAGCATTGGATCACGATAAATGAGCCATGGACATATGCAAGTCAAGGCTATGACATTGGGGCCCTTGCACCTGGCCGTTGCTCCGCTTGGAGGAACAACGATTGCCCCGCTGGAGATTCGGCCACTGAACCTTATATAGTGGCCCACCACATGCTTCTCTGTCATGGGGCTGCAGTCAAAGTATACAAGGAGAAATATCAG GCATCTCAAAAGGGGCAGATAGGGATAACACTCGTAAGTCAATGGTATGTCCCCTATTCAAATTCCAAACCTAACATTGCAGCAGCTCAGCGGGCCCTCGATTTCATGTATGGATG GTTTATTCACCCATTAACCTACGGCGACTACCCAGAAACCATGCGTTCGATCGTCGGAAAAAGATTACCAAAATTCACTCCTGAGCAAGTTAAGCTGGTGAAAGGGTCCTTCGATTTCATTGGATTGAATTACTATTCTGGAAATTTTGCATCTAATGATCCTTCTGCTAATAGTGTCAATGATAGCTACTCAAGTGATTCGCTCGCTAATCTTACAG ttGAGCGCCACGGAAAACTCATTGGAACTCCG ACAGCTGTAAGCATCTTTTATATATTCCCAAAAGGACTTCAGGAACTTCTAATCTACACAAAGGAGAAGTACAACAATCCGGTTATTTACATTACAGAGAATG GCATGGGTGATGCGAATAACGTCACAGCTAAAGAAGGAGTCAAGGATTATTTGAGAATAGATTTCTATCGTCGCCATCTTGGGGCCGTTCAAAATGCCATCAA GGCTGGTGTGAAAGTGAAAGGGTTCTTCGCATGGGCATTTCTAGACAACTTTGAATGGGGATCTGGTTACACCCTGAGGTTTGGGCTTGGCTACGTTGATTACCACGATAACCTCAAACGATGCCCAAAGGACTCAGCACTTTGGTTTAGGAAGTTCAATCTCAAGGACGAGTACTAG